A genomic window from Ischnura elegans chromosome 10, ioIscEleg1.1, whole genome shotgun sequence includes:
- the LOC124166941 gene encoding elongation of very long chain fatty acids protein-like produces the protein MASGMAAGLPWSYRELMEKADDRVEDWFLMSSPIPLACIIATYIWFVKYAGPKWMENKEPYDLRRFLQFYNVLQVCFNGWIFYETLVLWTLHYHPLSCAPVDYSRQPFALKVASVVWWYFIVKLTELTDTITFVLRKKKSQVSNLHVIHHSVMPMTAWAAAKFVPGGHTTFGGFLNSGVHVVMYSYYFLSTFGPEVQKIIFWKRYLTSLQMSHFLIIMLHSILMLLRSDCNYPKSFATWIVFQAIMFFVLFNGFYKQQYGKTLGLNGALREKVK, from the exons ATGGCATCAGGAATGGCCGCTGGCTTACCTTGGAGCTATCGTGAGCTGATGGAGAAGGCTG ATGATCGAGTTGAAGACTGGTTTCTAATGAGCAGTCCTATTCCGCTTGCCTGTATAATTGCCACATATATTTGGTTCGTCAAGTATGCCGGACCAAAATGGATGGAGAACAAGGAGCCTTATGACCTTAGGAGGTTTCTCCAGTTCTACAACGTTTTGCAAGTGTGCTTCAACGGGTGGATCTTTTATGAG ACACTGGTTCTGTGGACATTACACTATCATCCCCTCTCCTGTGCTCCTGTAGACTACAGCCGTCAACCATTCGCTTTGAAG GTGGCCTCTGTAGTTTGGTGGTACTTCATCGTAAAGTTGACGGAATTAACAGACACG ATAACCTTTGTTCTGAGGAAGAAAAAGAGCCAAGTTAGTAACCTGCATGTTATCCACCACAGCGTGATGCCGATGACTGCGTGGGCTGCAGCCAAGTTCGTTCCTG GTGGCCATACAACTTTCGGTGGATTTTTGAACTCTGGAGTCCACGTCGTTATGTATTCCTACTACTTCCTGTCCACTTTTGGGCCGGAGGTTCAGAAAATAATCTTCTGGAAGAGGTATCTCACATCGCTACAAATG TCCCACTTCCTCATCATTATGCTGCACTCAATTCTGATGCTGTTGCGCAGTGACTGTAATTACCCTAAGTCGTTTGCTACTTGGATAGTCTTTCAAGCCATCATGTTCTTTGTACTGTTCAATGGATTTTACAAGCAGCAGTACGGGAAGACTTTGGGCCTCAAT